A genomic window from Nicotiana sylvestris chromosome 11, ASM39365v2, whole genome shotgun sequence includes:
- the LOC138880803 gene encoding uncharacterized protein: MLAYSEFLEEMLSNKHKVEETSVVNLTEHCSAILQNTLPQKCEDLGSFTILCSLGSTKFEKSLCDSGASINLMPLSIFRKSEGDIGEIRSIPMSLQLADQTTII; the protein is encoded by the coding sequence ATGCTAGCCTATTCTGAGTTCCTGGAGGAGATGTTGTCCAATAAGCATAAAGTGGAAGAGACATCGGTTGTCAATCTCACAGAGCATTGCAGTGCCATTCTACAAAATACGCTCCCTCAAAAGTGTGAAGATCTAGGGAGTTTTACTATACTTTGCTCTTTAGGAAGTACCAAATTTGAAAAATCTTTGTGTGATTCAGGTGCTTCTATTAATCTTATGCCTTTGTCCATTTTTAGGAAATCAGAGGGAGACATTGGAGAAATCAGATCTATACCTATGTCTTTGCAGCTGGCGGATCAGACCACGATCATATAA